In one Denitratisoma sp. genomic region, the following are encoded:
- a CDS encoding DMT family transporter, with protein MALPSPAQHPLRGILLFMLALMLFALLDATSKHLTAAFAVPLLVWARYTLHFAIMLVFVAPSMRLRLVRTDNLALQVVRALALVGTTGFAMMAFRSMPLAEATAVLFLSPLLVTLLAGPFLGERIGAGRWAAVVVGFAGVILIARPGGALTMAGVLWALAGAACYAAYQLLTRRLSHAEHPLTLLFYTALVGTAVMSLALPWFWFEFSPSPQQWLQIASLGFYGGVGHFILIRAFRLAPASTLTPFGYTQLIWAGLLGWLVFGHIPDALSAAGMAVIAASGLWLALGERRRPAQADAAG; from the coding sequence ATGGCGCTTCCCTCTCCCGCGCAGCATCCGCTGCGCGGCATCCTCCTGTTCATGCTGGCGCTGATGCTGTTCGCCCTGCTGGATGCCACCTCCAAGCACCTGACGGCCGCCTTCGCCGTGCCGCTGCTGGTGTGGGCGCGCTACACCCTGCATTTCGCCATCATGCTGGTTTTCGTCGCACCCTCGATGCGGCTCCGGCTGGTGAGGACCGACAACCTCGCCTTGCAGGTCGTGCGCGCGCTCGCGCTGGTGGGGACGACCGGCTTCGCCATGATGGCCTTCCGCAGCATGCCGCTGGCCGAGGCGACGGCGGTGCTGTTCCTCTCCCCGCTGCTGGTGACGCTGCTGGCCGGCCCCTTTCTCGGCGAGCGCATCGGCGCCGGCCGCTGGGCGGCAGTGGTCGTCGGCTTCGCCGGCGTGATCCTGATCGCCCGGCCCGGCGGCGCGCTCACAATGGCGGGCGTCCTGTGGGCATTGGCCGGTGCCGCCTGCTATGCCGCCTACCAGCTCCTGACACGGCGCCTGAGCCATGCCGAGCACCCCCTGACGCTGCTCTTCTACACGGCGCTGGTCGGCACGGCGGTCATGAGCCTCGCGCTGCCCTGGTTCTGGTTCGAGTTCTCGCCCAGCCCGCAGCAATGGCTGCAGATCGCCTCCCTGGGTTTCTACGGCGGCGTCGGGCATTTCATCCTGATCCGCGCCTTCCGCCTGGCGCCGGCCTCGACGCTGACGCCCTTCGGCTATACGCAGCTGATCTGGGCGGGCCTGCTCGGCTGGCTGGTGTTCGGCCACATCCCCGACGCCCTGTCGGCGGCCGGCATGGCGGTCATCGCCGCCAGCGGGCTGTGGCTGGCCCTGGGGGAGCGGCGCAGGCCGGCTCAAGCCGACGCCGCGGGATAG
- the nadC gene encoding carboxylating nicotinate-nucleotide diphosphorylase has product MELAARLPEEIERNVAAALAEDIGSGDLTALLTPAGQPARGIVVSREEAVLCGAGWFDACFRKLDAQARIRWHAVDGARIHAGQMLCEIEADTRALLTAERPALNFLQLLSGTATVTRKYVDAVSGTRAKIVDTRKTLPGLRLAQKYAVRCGGGSNHRLGLYDGILIKENHIMAAGGVAPALAQAQALAPEGVFIQIEVENLEQLGEALAAGAKMILLDNMDLAQMRKAVAVTAGRAVLEASGGVDLSKVRAIAETGVDRISIGGLTKDVRAIDLSLRHVERPSGLPGQG; this is encoded by the coding sequence ATGGAATTAGCAGCCCGCCTTCCCGAAGAGATCGAACGCAACGTTGCCGCCGCGCTGGCCGAGGACATCGGCAGCGGCGACCTGACCGCCCTGCTCACGCCCGCCGGCCAGCCGGCGCGCGGCATCGTCGTCAGCCGCGAGGAGGCCGTCCTCTGCGGCGCCGGCTGGTTCGACGCCTGCTTCCGCAAGCTGGACGCGCAAGCCCGCATCCGCTGGCACGCCGTCGACGGCGCGCGCATCCACGCCGGCCAGATGCTCTGCGAGATCGAGGCCGACACGCGGGCGCTGCTCACCGCCGAGCGGCCGGCACTGAATTTCCTGCAATTGCTCTCCGGCACCGCCACCGTCACGCGCAAATACGTGGACGCCGTCTCCGGCACGCGGGCGAAGATCGTCGACACGCGCAAGACCCTGCCCGGCCTGCGCCTGGCGCAGAAGTACGCCGTGCGCTGCGGCGGCGGCAGCAACCACCGCCTCGGCCTCTACGACGGCATCCTCATCAAGGAAAACCACATCATGGCCGCCGGCGGCGTGGCGCCGGCGCTGGCGCAGGCGCAGGCTCTGGCGCCGGAAGGCGTGTTCATCCAGATCGAGGTGGAAAACCTGGAGCAGCTCGGCGAGGCGCTGGCCGCCGGGGCGAAGATGATCCTGCTCGACAACATGGACCTGGCGCAGATGCGCAAGGCCGTCGCCGTGACGGCGGGCCGCGCGGTGCTGGAAGCCTCGGGCGGGGTGGATCTGTCGAAAGTGCGGGCGATCGCCGAAACCGGCGTGGACCGCATCTCCATCGGCGGACTGACCAAGGACGTGCGGGCGATCGACCTGTCCCTGCGCCACGTCGAAAGGCCATCCGGCTTGCCTGGACAGGGTTAA
- a CDS encoding NAD(P)H-hydrate dehydratase, with protein sequence MEHLISRPIYDAAAIRDIESRHAGAEPPLMERAGSAAVSQTLTLLGQSGLPPLIVCGPGNNGGDGFVLARLLRSRGIEPAVVFVGDETKLPADARLAFDRFRDEGGATLPDIPQRAFALAVDALFGIGLQRPIEGAYAALVGRINGLGCPVLALDVPSGLCADTGRVLGCAVRADATATFIALKPGLLTLDGPDHCGAISVCDLGLAAESDLPPRGRTVTPALFASHLKPRPKNSHKGMMGGVGILGGAPGMAGAALLAGRAALKLGAGRVFVGLLDDLAPAVDTGQPELMLRRPQDILAAGLATGLAAGPGLGQGKAALHLLRQAVATPLPLLLDADALNLLAAHPVLTEQVRRRSAPTLVTPHPLEAARLLGGDAAAVQADRVRAACALADKLNAVTVLKGCGSVIAAPDGHWFINASGNPGMASAGMGDVLSGLAATLLAQGWEADLAALCAVHLHGLAADLLVGGGIGPAGLTAGETIDAARHIFNAWLRSGRNGN encoded by the coding sequence ATGGAGCACCTCATTTCCCGGCCCATCTACGACGCCGCCGCCATCCGCGACATCGAGTCGCGCCACGCCGGCGCCGAACCGCCGCTGATGGAACGCGCCGGCAGCGCCGCCGTGTCGCAGACACTGACTTTGCTCGGCCAGAGCGGCCTGCCGCCGCTCATCGTCTGCGGACCGGGCAACAACGGCGGCGACGGCTTCGTCCTCGCCCGCCTGCTGCGCAGCCGCGGCATCGAACCTGCCGTCGTCTTCGTCGGCGACGAAACGAAACTGCCGGCCGATGCGCGGCTGGCGTTCGACCGTTTCCGCGACGAGGGCGGCGCCACCCTGCCAGACATCCCGCAGCGCGCCTTTGCGCTGGCGGTGGATGCCCTCTTCGGCATCGGCCTGCAGCGACCGATCGAGGGCGCCTACGCCGCGCTCGTCGGGCGCATCAACGGCCTCGGCTGCCCGGTGCTCGCCCTCGACGTCCCGAGCGGCCTCTGCGCCGACACGGGGCGCGTGCTGGGCTGCGCCGTCCGCGCCGACGCCACGGCCACCTTCATCGCCCTCAAGCCGGGGCTGCTCACGCTGGACGGGCCGGACCATTGCGGCGCGATCAGCGTCTGCGACCTCGGCCTCGCGGCGGAAAGCGATCTGCCGCCGCGCGGGCGCACGGTGACGCCGGCGCTGTTCGCGTCGCACCTGAAGCCGCGGCCGAAGAACAGCCACAAGGGCATGATGGGCGGCGTCGGCATCCTCGGCGGCGCGCCCGGCATGGCGGGCGCCGCCCTGCTCGCCGGCCGCGCCGCGCTGAAGCTGGGCGCAGGCCGCGTCTTCGTCGGCCTGCTCGACGACCTTGCCCCGGCGGTCGACACCGGCCAGCCGGAACTGATGCTGCGCCGGCCGCAGGACATCCTCGCCGCCGGCCTCGCCACGGGGCTGGCGGCCGGTCCCGGCCTCGGCCAGGGCAAGGCGGCGCTCCATCTGCTCCGGCAGGCGGTGGCCACGCCGCTGCCGCTCCTGCTCGACGCCGACGCGCTGAACCTGCTGGCAGCGCATCCGGTGCTGACGGAACAGGTGCGCCGGCGCAGCGCGCCGACCCTCGTCACGCCGCATCCCCTCGAAGCGGCGCGCCTGCTCGGCGGCGACGCCGCCGCGGTGCAGGCCGACCGCGTGCGTGCCGCGTGCGCCCTGGCGGACAAGCTGAACGCGGTGACGGTGCTGAAAGGCTGCGGCAGCGTGATCGCCGCGCCGGACGGCCATTGGTTCATCAACGCCAGCGGCAACCCCGGCATGGCCAGCGCCGGCATGGGCGACGTGCTCAGCGGCCTTGCCGCGACGCTGCTCGCGCAGGGCTGGGAAGCGGACCTCGCCGCGCTCTGCGCCGTGCACCTGCACGGCCTGGCGGCCGATCTGCTGGTCGGCGGCGGCATCGGCCCGGCCGGCCTCACCGCCGGCGAGACCATCGACGCCGCGCGGCATATCTTCAATGCCTGGCTCCGTTCGGGCCGGAACGGAAACTGA
- a CDS encoding homoserine dehydrogenase, with product MKPINVGLLGIGTVGGGTFTVLQRNQEEITRRAGRPIRISVVADKNLELAKQVTGGACRLTDDAFAVVADPEVDIVVELIGGYGVAKELVLKAIENGKHVVTANKALLATHGNEIFAAAQKQGVMVAFEAAVAGGIPIIKALREGLTANRIEWIAGIINGTTNFILSEMRDKGLPFETVLREAQRLGYAEADPTFDVEGVDAAHKLTIMSAIAFGIPMQFDKCHIEGITKLQAEDIRYAEQLGYRIKLLGITKRKPDGVELRVHPTLIPSKRLIANVEGAMNAVLVKGDAVGATLYYGKGAGAEPTASAVIADLVDVTRMHTADPEHRVPHLAFQPDAVKAIPVLAMGEVETSYYFRMRVEDRPGVLADITRILADQQISIDAMIQREPAEGEEQTDIIMLTHLTREKNMEAAVARIEALPVVKGKVVRLRLEELN from the coding sequence ATGAAACCCATCAACGTAGGCCTGCTCGGCATCGGCACCGTCGGCGGCGGCACCTTCACCGTCCTCCAGCGCAACCAGGAGGAGATCACGCGCCGCGCCGGCCGGCCGATCCGCATCTCCGTCGTCGCCGACAAGAACCTCGAACTGGCGAAGCAGGTCACCGGCGGCGCCTGCCGCCTCACCGACGACGCCTTCGCCGTCGTCGCCGACCCGGAAGTCGACATCGTCGTCGAACTGATCGGCGGCTATGGCGTGGCGAAGGAACTCGTATTAAAGGCCATCGAGAACGGCAAGCACGTCGTCACCGCCAACAAGGCGCTGCTCGCCACCCACGGCAACGAGATCTTCGCCGCCGCGCAGAAGCAGGGCGTGATGGTCGCCTTCGAGGCGGCGGTGGCCGGCGGCATTCCCATCATCAAGGCGCTGCGCGAGGGCCTCACCGCCAACCGCATCGAGTGGATCGCCGGCATCATCAACGGCACCACCAACTTCATCCTCTCGGAGATGCGCGACAAGGGCCTGCCCTTCGAGACGGTGCTGAGGGAGGCGCAGCGCCTCGGCTACGCCGAGGCCGACCCGACCTTCGACGTCGAGGGCGTGGACGCCGCGCACAAGCTCACCATCATGTCGGCCATCGCCTTCGGCATCCCGATGCAGTTCGACAAGTGCCATATCGAGGGCATCACGAAGCTGCAGGCCGAGGACATCCGCTACGCCGAGCAGCTCGGCTACCGCATCAAGCTGCTCGGCATCACCAAGCGCAAGCCGGACGGCGTCGAACTGCGCGTGCACCCGACGCTGATCCCGTCGAAGCGCCTGATCGCCAACGTCGAGGGCGCCATGAACGCCGTGCTGGTGAAGGGCGACGCCGTCGGCGCCACGCTCTACTACGGCAAGGGCGCCGGCGCCGAGCCGACCGCCAGCGCCGTCATCGCCGACCTGGTGGACGTCACGCGCATGCACACCGCCGACCCCGAGCACCGCGTGCCGCACCTCGCCTTCCAGCCCGACGCCGTGAAGGCGATCCCGGTGCTGGCGATGGGCGAGGTGGAGACCTCCTACTATTTCCGCATGCGCGTCGAGGACCGCCCCGGCGTACTCGCCGACATCACGCGCATCCTCGCCGACCAGCAGATCTCCATCGACGCCATGATCCAGCGCGAGCCGGCCGAAGGCGAGGAGCAGACCGACATCATCATGCTCACCCACCTCACGCGCGAGAAGAACATGGAGGCCGCCGTCGCCCGCATCGAGGCGCTGCCGGTGGTGAAGGGCAAGGTGGTGCGCCTGCGGCTGGAAGAGCTGAACTGA
- the thrC gene encoding threonine synthase: protein MKYVSTRGQSPAREFCDILLGGLAPDGGLYLPEAYPQVSRAELDEWRALPYHALALRVLEKFITDIPACDLKTLVDRTYTAQTYRWCRPGRDAADITPLTTLEPGLHLLELSNGPTLAFKDMAMQLLGNLFEYVLEKRGETINILGATSGDTGSAAEYAMRGKRGVKVFMLSPHGLMSDFQRAQMYSLPDANIFNIAIRGMFDDCQDIVKAASNDAGFKAKYKIGAVNSINWARVAAQIVYYFKGYFEATRSNDEEVAFAVPSGNFGNICAGHVARMIGLPVAKLVLATNENDVLDEFFRTGVYRPRATAETRVTSSPSMDISKASNFERFAFDLAGRDAAVVREWWAKVDAGGSFDLRGTPYHARLPEFRFASGTSSHADRLATIRDTFGKYGVMIDPHTADGLKVALAHRETGVPMVVLETAQPVKFAETIREALGREPGRPRELEGIEALPQRVEVMEADAGAVKAFIAARA, encoded by the coding sequence ATGAAGTACGTCTCGACCCGCGGGCAATCCCCCGCCCGGGAATTCTGCGACATCCTCCTCGGCGGCCTGGCGCCCGACGGCGGGCTTTACCTGCCGGAGGCCTATCCGCAGGTCTCGCGCGCCGAGCTGGACGAATGGCGCGCGCTGCCCTACCACGCGCTGGCACTGCGCGTGCTGGAAAAATTCATCACCGACATCCCGGCCTGCGACCTGAAGACGCTGGTCGACCGCACGTACACGGCGCAGACCTACCGCTGGTGCCGACCGGGGCGCGACGCGGCGGACATCACGCCGCTCACCACGCTGGAGCCGGGACTGCACCTGCTGGAGCTGTCGAACGGGCCGACGCTGGCCTTCAAGGACATGGCCATGCAGTTGCTCGGCAACCTGTTCGAGTACGTGCTGGAAAAGCGCGGCGAGACGATCAACATTCTAGGCGCCACCTCGGGCGACACCGGTTCGGCGGCCGAGTACGCCATGCGCGGAAAGCGCGGCGTCAAGGTCTTCATGCTCTCGCCGCACGGCCTGATGAGCGACTTCCAGCGGGCGCAGATGTATTCGCTGCCGGATGCCAATATCTTCAACATCGCCATCCGCGGCATGTTCGACGACTGCCAGGACATCGTGAAGGCCGCCTCCAACGACGCCGGCTTCAAGGCGAAATACAAGATCGGCGCAGTGAACTCGATCAACTGGGCACGTGTCGCGGCGCAGATCGTGTACTACTTCAAGGGCTACTTCGAGGCCACCCGCTCGAACGACGAGGAAGTCGCCTTTGCCGTGCCCTCGGGCAACTTCGGCAACATCTGCGCCGGCCACGTCGCCCGCATGATAGGCCTGCCGGTCGCGAAGCTGGTGCTGGCCACCAACGAGAACGACGTGCTCGACGAATTCTTCCGCACCGGCGTCTACCGGCCGCGCGCGACGGCCGAGACGCGCGTCACCTCGAGCCCCTCGATGGACATCTCCAAGGCCTCCAATTTCGAGCGCTTCGCTTTCGACCTGGCCGGGCGCGACGCAGCGGTGGTGCGGGAATGGTGGGCGAAAGTGGACGCGGGCGGCAGCTTCGACCTGCGCGGCACGCCGTACCACGCCCGTCTGCCGGAATTCCGCTTCGCCTCCGGTACCAGCAGCCACGCCGACCGCCTGGCGACGATCCGTGACACCTTCGGGAAATACGGCGTGATGATCGACCCGCACACCGCCGACGGCCTCAAGGTGGCGCTGGCGCACCGCGAAACCGGCGTGCCGATGGTGGTGCTGGAGACGGCGCAGCCGGTGAAGTTCGCCGAGACCATTCGCGAGGCGCTCGGCCGCGAGCCGGGCCGGCCGCGCGAACTGGAGGGCATCGAGGCCCTGCCGCAGCGGGTCGAGGTGATGGAGGCGGATGCCGGGGCGGTGAAGGCCTTTATTGCCGCCCGGGCCTGA
- a CDS encoding FMN-binding glutamate synthase family protein, with amino-acid sequence MSGLVSVLSVSAGTLLAIILFLALVFWYVKDITQKKHTVLRNYPIIGRLRYFFEQLGEYFRQYFFTGDREEMPFNRSTRAWVYRLAKNEGGVIGFGSTYNLREPGALVFVNAPFAVLEEDQLPTPPLAIGEGWCERPFLARSVVNISGMSYGAISKPAVRALSRGAAAAGCWMDTGEGGLSPYHLEGGCDVIMQIGTAKYGVRDADGKLSLQRLRELAAHENVRAFEIKLSQGAKPGKGGVLLGAKVTEEIAAIRGIPVGADSLSPNRHRDVANADELLDMVARVREATGKPVGVKTAIGGWNFMRELCEAVARRGAAYAPDFIAVDGGEGGSGAAPQALADHMALSIDEALPRVVDALIETGLRDRVRVIAAGKLVTSARAAWALAAGADFVNTARGFMFALGCIQALRCHANTCPTGVATHNPRLQRGLVVEDKAQRVAHYCRNMNREIDMIAHSCGLHQAREFRREHVRIVQPGGQSVALNMLYPYPAASA; translated from the coding sequence ATGTCGGGCCTCGTCAGCGTTCTTTCCGTCAGTGCCGGCACGCTGCTGGCCATCATCCTGTTCCTCGCCCTGGTGTTCTGGTACGTCAAGGACATCACGCAGAAGAAGCACACCGTCCTGCGCAACTACCCGATCATCGGCCGCCTGCGCTACTTCTTCGAGCAGCTGGGCGAATACTTCCGCCAGTACTTCTTCACCGGCGACCGCGAGGAGATGCCTTTCAATCGCTCCACCCGCGCCTGGGTCTACCGCCTGGCGAAGAACGAGGGCGGCGTGATCGGCTTCGGTTCCACCTACAACCTGCGCGAGCCGGGGGCGCTGGTGTTCGTCAACGCGCCCTTCGCCGTGCTCGAGGAAGACCAGCTGCCGACGCCGCCGCTGGCCATCGGCGAAGGCTGGTGCGAGCGGCCCTTCCTGGCGCGCTCGGTGGTGAATATCAGCGGCATGAGCTACGGCGCCATCTCGAAGCCGGCCGTGCGGGCGCTGTCGCGCGGCGCAGCGGCGGCCGGCTGCTGGATGGACACCGGCGAGGGCGGCCTGTCGCCCTACCACCTCGAGGGCGGCTGCGACGTCATCATGCAGATCGGCACCGCCAAGTACGGCGTGCGCGACGCCGACGGCAAGCTGTCGCTGCAGCGGCTGCGCGAGCTGGCCGCGCACGAGAACGTGCGCGCCTTCGAGATCAAGCTCTCTCAGGGCGCCAAGCCGGGCAAGGGCGGCGTCCTGCTCGGCGCCAAGGTGACGGAGGAGATCGCGGCGATCCGCGGCATTCCGGTCGGCGCGGATTCTCTCAGCCCGAACCGCCACCGCGACGTCGCCAATGCCGACGAACTGCTCGACATGGTGGCGCGGGTGCGCGAGGCGACCGGCAAGCCGGTCGGCGTGAAGACGGCCATCGGCGGCTGGAACTTCATGCGCGAGCTGTGCGAGGCGGTGGCGCGGCGCGGGGCTGCCTATGCGCCGGACTTCATCGCCGTCGACGGCGGCGAGGGCGGCTCGGGCGCGGCGCCGCAGGCGCTGGCCGACCACATGGCGCTGTCCATCGACGAGGCCCTGCCGCGGGTGGTGGATGCGCTGATCGAGACCGGCCTGCGCGACCGCGTGCGCGTCATCGCCGCCGGCAAGCTGGTGACCTCGGCGCGCGCCGCCTGGGCGCTCGCCGCCGGCGCCGACTTCGTGAACACCGCGCGCGGCTTCATGTTCGCGCTGGGCTGCATCCAGGCATTGCGCTGCCACGCCAACACCTGTCCGACCGGCGTCGCCACGCACAACCCGCGACTGCAGCGCGGCCTCGTCGTGGAGGACAAGGCGCAGCGCGTCGCCCATTACTGCCGCAACATGAACAGGGAGATCGACATGATCGCCCACTCCTGCGGCCTTCACCAAGCCCGCGAATTCCGCCGCGAGCACGTGCGCATCGTCCAGCCGGGCGGGCAGAGCGTCGCCCTCAACATGCTGTATCCCTATCCCGCGGCGTCGGCTTGA